The Xiphophorus couchianus chromosome 5, X_couchianus-1.0, whole genome shotgun sequence genome includes a region encoding these proteins:
- the LOC114145119 gene encoding small integral membrane protein 26, whose product MTIKDPIKWNYRVSAVYAVGIWTILGSYVFFKYTGRLNDPPVKQKFEEPENPNKHVYETAHSKTVIIYKEDFVPYSRRIYNFIKSLSGASGAGDGDK is encoded by the exons ATGACTATCAAAGACCCGATTAAGTGGAACTACAGAGTGTCAGCAGTTTACGCTGTGGGCATCTGGACAATTTTAGGATCCtacgttttttttaaatatacaggTCGTTTGAACGACCCACCAG tgaaacaaaaattcGAAGAGCCAGAAAATCCCAACAAGCATGTCTACGAAACTGCTCACTCCAAAACCGTCATCATCTATAAGGAAGATTTCGTCCCGTACAGCAGGAGGATCTACAATTTCATCAAGTCGTTGAGTGGAGCATCAGGAGCTGGAGATGGCGACAAGTAG